The Oxalobacteraceae bacterium OTU3CINTB1 genome includes a window with the following:
- a CDS encoding PHB depolymerase family esterase: MKSAAGLLRSLVRTGTRQSKSVNKLMTALFKAATPPAPKRKRAPAAKVVKVAKPPAKKGSDPVRGPTPKPAARAVPDAGVRVKRPVRAANPPTPAPHTPPAPGKWLASHYATPAGVGTPAHRLGYWLYLPNNIPAQAIRKGLPLVVMLHGCQQTATQFAQGTRMNQWAEQMGYAVLYPQQSVSAHAQRCWKWYDRATQEGGGDVPMIVGMVNKVMTEYAIDRSRVYIAGISAGAGMANIVALNHPRLFAAVGMHSGPVFGAGHSQMGALGVMQHGGGLRADMAVREVLMRQPQFPGMPMILIQGEGDSVVRPINQTQLVRQSQAFNRIGAVAQPKTTLKSQGRGGRHNAHRIDDFYDGRKLLLRVAQIEQLEHAWSGGDDTLAYNTKAGPDASKMMMQFFNRHQRA; this comes from the coding sequence ATGAAGAGTGCCGCTGGTTTGCTGCGTAGTCTGGTGCGTACCGGCACACGTCAGAGCAAGTCCGTCAACAAATTGATGACGGCGCTGTTCAAGGCCGCCACGCCGCCCGCGCCCAAGCGCAAGCGGGCGCCGGCGGCCAAGGTCGTCAAGGTGGCCAAACCCCCAGCCAAGAAGGGGTCGGACCCCGTACGGGGTCCGACCCCAAAACCGGCGGCGCGCGCGGTCCCGGATGCCGGGGTGCGGGTTAAACGTCCGGTTCGCGCCGCCAACCCGCCCACGCCCGCTCCCCACACTCCGCCGGCGCCGGGCAAGTGGCTGGCCTCGCACTACGCGACGCCGGCCGGCGTGGGCACGCCCGCGCATCGCCTCGGGTACTGGCTGTACCTGCCCAACAATATTCCCGCCCAGGCGATCCGCAAGGGCTTGCCGCTGGTGGTGATGCTGCACGGCTGCCAGCAGACCGCCACCCAGTTCGCGCAGGGCACGCGCATGAACCAGTGGGCCGAGCAGATGGGCTACGCCGTGCTCTATCCGCAGCAGTCGGTCAGCGCGCACGCGCAGCGCTGCTGGAAATGGTACGACCGCGCCACGCAGGAGGGGGGCGGCGACGTGCCGATGATCGTCGGCATGGTCAACAAGGTGATGACGGAATACGCGATCGACCGTTCGCGCGTCTACATCGCCGGGATCTCGGCGGGGGCCGGCATGGCCAACATCGTCGCGCTCAACCACCCGCGGTTGTTCGCGGCGGTGGGCATGCATTCGGGTCCCGTGTTCGGCGCCGGCCACAGCCAGATGGGCGCGCTCGGCGTCATGCAGCACGGCGGCGGCCTGCGCGCGGACATGGCGGTGCGGGAAGTGCTGATGCGCCAGCCGCAGTTCCCCGGCATGCCGATGATCCTGATCCAGGGCGAGGGCGACAGCGTGGTGCGCCCGATCAATCAGACGCAACTGGTCCGCCAGAGCCAGGCGTTCAACCGCATCGGCGCCGTCGCGCAACCGAAGACCACGCTCAAGTCGCAGGGGCGGGGCGGGCGCCACAACGCCCACCGCATCGACGACTTCTACGACGGCAGAAAGTTGCTATTGCGCGTGGCGCAGATCGAGCAGCTCGAGCACGCCTGGAGTGGCGGCGACGACACGTTGGCCTACAACACCAAAGCCGGCCCGGACGCCAGCAAGATGATGATGCAGTTTTTCAACCGCCACCAGCGCGCCTAA
- a CDS encoding oxidative damage protection protein — protein MARTVQCVKLNKEAEGLDFPPYPGELGKKIYETVSKEAWAAWLKHQTMLVNENRLNLADQRARKYLAQQMEKHFFGDGADAAMGYVPPTE, from the coding sequence ATGGCCCGCACCGTGCAATGCGTCAAACTCAACAAGGAAGCCGAAGGACTGGACTTCCCACCGTATCCGGGCGAACTGGGTAAGAAGATCTACGAGACGGTCTCCAAGGAAGCCTGGGCCGCCTGGCTCAAGCACCAGACCATGCTGGTCAACGAGAACCGCCTGAACCTGGCCGACCAGCGCGCGCGCAAGTACCTGGCGCAGCAGATGGAAAAGCATTTCTTCGGCGACGGCGCCGACGCGGCCATGGGCTACGTGCCGCCGACCGAGTAA
- a CDS encoding alpha/beta hydrolase — protein MRTPPLAALLLGAAVCLPSSAQAAAARPTDSAFATPQLRVDLGGRKLNLYCSGAGKTTVLFDSPSGDGGWSWFKVQPEVAKHTRACVYDRAGYGFSDPASRPNTSDNAVEDLHKALAKAGVKPPYLLVGNSLGGGNAQVYAYRHPDEVKGLVLVEPQTEDETTRLNKASGGMIGKVYDMVKQNDDDCLRAAAKGFKAGAEALANCIGNPADYYGPVIGPQVLKTMKTTAYWRTRVDEYKAIPASDNQLRALRKPFGDLPLLVLTRGVSPYAIPDKPQSAINKAMEDENEKIHKELAALSTKGAQRVVAGAAHGIQGDQPAAVTAAVLEVLKQID, from the coding sequence ATGAGAACACCACCACTAGCCGCCCTGCTGCTGGGCGCCGCCGTCTGCCTGCCGTCGTCCGCCCAAGCGGCGGCGGCGCGGCCCACCGACAGCGCCTTCGCCACACCGCAGCTGCGGGTCGACCTCGGCGGGCGCAAGCTCAACCTGTACTGCAGCGGCGCCGGCAAAACCACCGTGCTGTTCGACAGCCCTTCGGGCGACGGCGGCTGGAGCTGGTTCAAGGTGCAACCGGAGGTCGCCAAGCACACCCGCGCCTGCGTGTACGACCGCGCCGGCTACGGCTTCAGCGACCCGGCCAGCCGGCCCAACACGTCGGACAACGCGGTCGAGGACCTGCACAAGGCGCTGGCCAAGGCTGGCGTCAAGCCACCCTATCTGCTGGTCGGCAACTCGCTGGGTGGCGGCAACGCCCAGGTCTACGCCTACCGCCATCCGGACGAGGTCAAAGGCCTGGTACTGGTCGAACCGCAAACCGAGGACGAGACCACGCGCCTGAACAAAGCCTCCGGCGGCATGATCGGCAAAGTCTACGACATGGTCAAACAGAATGATGACGACTGCCTGCGCGCGGCGGCCAAGGGATTCAAGGCCGGCGCCGAGGCGCTGGCCAACTGCATCGGCAATCCCGCCGACTACTACGGCCCGGTGATCGGCCCGCAAGTGCTCAAGACGATGAAGACGACAGCCTACTGGCGCACGCGGGTCGACGAATACAAGGCGATCCCGGCCAGCGACAACCAGCTGCGCGCGCTGCGCAAACCCTTCGGCGACCTGCCGCTGCTGGTGCTCACGCGCGGCGTCAGCCCGTACGCCATTCCGGACAAGCCGCAAAGCGCCATCAACAAGGCCATGGAGGACGAGAACGAAAAGATCCACAAGGAGCTCGCCGCGCTGTCGACCAAAGGCGCGCAACGCGTGGTGGCCGGCGCCGCGCACGGCATACAAGGCGACCAGCCGGCCGCCGTGACGGCCGCCGTGCTGGAGGTGCTCAAACAAATCGACTAG
- a CDS encoding chemotaxis protein CheC, whose translation MIVLSELENDALIEIFNIGVGQAAASMSAIVNEAVRMSVPSITFVHRADAARLLRNRVFEPERICGVSQHYEGAFETEAILMFPEDKSLEIVRLMVGESVPLAELTDMEQEAMCEIGNIILNSCVGTLANIFQHELRGSLPAYHVGTSDEILTASGSEPDAVVLMLHIDFVLEKHQIQGYVAFVLDLSAMHDLKAQINQYIARAMGQA comes from the coding sequence ATGATCGTGCTGTCCGAGCTGGAAAACGACGCCCTGATCGAGATCTTCAACATCGGCGTCGGCCAGGCGGCCGCCTCGATGAGCGCCATCGTCAACGAGGCGGTGCGCATGTCGGTGCCGTCGATCACCTTCGTCCACCGCGCCGACGCCGCGCGCCTGCTGCGCAACCGGGTGTTCGAGCCCGAGCGCATCTGCGGCGTGAGCCAGCACTACGAGGGCGCCTTCGAGACCGAGGCGATCCTGATGTTCCCCGAGGATAAAAGCCTCGAGATCGTGCGCCTGATGGTCGGCGAGAGCGTGCCGCTGGCCGAGCTGACCGACATGGAGCAGGAAGCCATGTGCGAGATCGGCAACATCATCCTGAACTCCTGCGTCGGCACGCTGGCCAACATCTTCCAGCACGAGCTGCGCGGCTCGCTGCCGGCCTACCACGTCGGCACCAGCGACGAAATCCTGACTGCCTCGGGCAGCGAGCCGGACGCCGTGGTGCTGATGCTGCACATCGACTTCGTGCTTGAAAAGCACCAGATCCAGGGCTACGTCGCGTTCGTGCTCGACCTGTCGGCCATGCACGACCTCAAGGCCCAGATCAACCAGTACATCGCGCGCGCGATGGGGCAGGCCTGA
- a CDS encoding GGDEF domain-containing protein: MDSTLPEAHRLKVLRSVLGAVNLGVVVVDAEGRVVLWNAWMSRHSGLAQEGIVGAELLAACPELRGGRVDSAIGQALRDNFPSLLSQSLNKAPFALYANAAAAARGERLQQAVEVTPIEVEGAPRHCLVQISDVSVAVAREKLLREQTMVLRSQTFADGLTGIANRRHFDVAMEKEHRRAKRGGAALSLLMIDIDHFKAYNDHYGHQKGDQCLIQVAAALAAMLKRPCDLMARYGGEEFAVILPELDIGQAGQIAETIRARALELAIPHERNGDVPYVTVSIGVTSQRPEAPVDIEALIGAADRALYEAKNAGRNRSAARLP; the protein is encoded by the coding sequence ATGGACAGCACGCTGCCGGAGGCGCACCGGCTCAAGGTGCTGCGCAGCGTGCTCGGGGCGGTCAACCTGGGCGTGGTGGTGGTCGACGCCGAGGGCCGCGTGGTGCTGTGGAACGCCTGGATGAGCCGCCACTCGGGGCTGGCACAGGAAGGCATCGTCGGCGCCGAGCTGCTGGCGGCCTGCCCGGAGCTGCGCGGCGGCCGGGTCGACTCGGCGATCGGCCAGGCGCTGCGCGACAACTTCCCGTCGCTGCTGTCGCAAAGCCTGAATAAGGCGCCGTTCGCGCTGTACGCCAACGCGGCGGCGGCCGCGCGCGGCGAGCGCCTGCAGCAGGCGGTGGAAGTCACGCCGATCGAGGTCGAGGGCGCGCCGCGCCACTGCCTGGTGCAGATCAGCGACGTCAGCGTGGCCGTCGCGCGCGAAAAACTGCTGCGCGAGCAAACCATGGTGCTGCGCTCGCAAACCTTCGCCGACGGCCTGACCGGCATCGCCAACCGGCGCCACTTCGACGTGGCCATGGAAAAGGAGCACCGGCGCGCCAAACGTGGCGGCGCGGCGCTGTCGCTGCTGATGATTGACATCGACCATTTCAAGGCCTACAACGACCACTACGGCCACCAGAAGGGCGACCAATGCCTGATTCAGGTGGCCGCCGCGCTGGCGGCCATGCTCAAGCGCCCTTGCGACCTGATGGCGCGCTACGGCGGCGAGGAGTTCGCCGTCATCCTGCCCGAGCTCGACATCGGGCAGGCCGGCCAGATCGCCGAGACGATCCGCGCCCGCGCGCTGGAGCTGGCGATCCCGCACGAGCGCAACGGCGACGTGCCGTACGTCACGGTGAGCATCGGCGTGACGTCGCAGCGGCCGGAAGCGCCGGTCGACATCGAAGCGCTGATCGGCGCCGCCGACCGCGCGCTGTACGAAGCCAAGAACGCCGGCCGCAACCGCAGCGCCGCGCGCCTGCCATAG
- a CDS encoding response regulator, with protein sequence MPQAKTVLIVDDSRVSRLMARQYITGLHPDWIVEEAGTGEESLVKSRDVHPDLVLMDVNMPGMGGIAAAEQLRRENPDLPISLLTANVQTATREAAEAIGVGFVEKPITEARIARLLSPLEEAGP encoded by the coding sequence ATGCCGCAAGCTAAAACAGTCTTGATCGTCGACGACAGCCGCGTCTCGCGCCTGATGGCCCGCCAGTACATCACCGGCCTGCATCCCGACTGGATCGTCGAGGAGGCCGGCACCGGCGAGGAATCGCTGGTCAAGTCCCGCGACGTGCACCCGGACCTGGTGCTGATGGACGTGAACATGCCCGGCATGGGCGGCATCGCCGCCGCCGAGCAGCTGCGGCGCGAAAATCCCGACCTGCCGATTTCGCTGCTGACGGCCAACGTGCAGACGGCCACGCGCGAGGCGGCCGAGGCGATCGGCGTCGGCTTCGTCGAAAAACCCATCACCGAGGCGCGCATCGCCCGCCTGCTCTCGCCGCTCGAAGAGGCCGGGCCATGA
- the rpiA gene encoding ribose-5-phosphate isomerase RpiA: MTQDELKQAVARAAIDYVVKNEIIGVGTGSTANFFIDELAKIKADIKGAVASSEATAARLRGHGIAVFDLNDVPEIAVYIDGADEITHTGAMIKGGGAALTREKIVASVAKRFVCIADGSKLVDVMGKFALPVEVLPMARASVTRELAKLGGEPKLRLKPGTDEAFITDNGGMLIDVAGLAITDPVALEAQINQIVGVIAVGLFAARGANVCLLGTAEGVKTLKF, translated from the coding sequence ATGACTCAAGACGAACTGAAGCAAGCCGTGGCGCGCGCCGCCATCGATTACGTGGTCAAGAACGAGATCATCGGCGTGGGCACCGGCTCCACCGCCAATTTTTTCATTGACGAGCTCGCGAAGATCAAGGCCGACATCAAGGGCGCCGTGGCGTCGTCGGAAGCCACCGCGGCGCGCCTGCGCGGCCACGGCATCGCCGTGTTCGACTTGAACGACGTGCCGGAGATCGCCGTCTACATCGACGGCGCCGACGAGATCACCCACACCGGCGCGATGATCAAGGGCGGCGGCGCGGCGCTCACGCGCGAAAAAATCGTCGCCTCGGTGGCCAAGCGTTTTGTGTGCATCGCCGACGGCTCCAAGCTGGTCGACGTGATGGGCAAGTTCGCGCTGCCGGTCGAGGTGCTGCCGATGGCGCGCGCGTCGGTCACGCGCGAGCTGGCCAAGCTGGGCGGCGAGCCGAAGCTGCGTCTGAAGCCGGGCACGGACGAGGCTTTCATCACCGACAACGGCGGCATGCTGATCGACGTGGCCGGCCTGGCCATCACCGATCCGGTGGCGCTGGAAGCGCAGATCAACCAGATCGTCGGCGTGATCGCGGTGGGATTGTTCGCCGCGCGCGGGGCCAATGTGTGCCTGCTGGGCACCGCCGAAGGCGTGAAGACGTTGAAGTTTTAA
- the argA gene encoding amino-acid N-acetyltransferase, translating to MENPTQFVQWLRSVAPYIHAFRGKTFVVAFPGELVSAGALQVLAHDLSLLHALDINVTVVYGSRPQVAEQLALRNVEGRFHNGVRITDTAAMECAKEAAGELRLDIEAAFSQGLPNTPMSNAAIRIISGNFITARPLGVIDGVDLELTGVTRKVDAETIHSILGSDGLVLLSPLGFSPTGEAFNLTMEDVACSAAIALHADKLVFITETDMMVDAAGTEIRELSSHQAEAVLQAGFLPDSTAFYLKHCIKACDNGVERSHIVPFAMDGSALLELFTHDGVGTMISHENLESLRKATIEDVGGIIKLIEPLEADGTLVKRGRELIEREIDYFSVIEHDGVIFGCAALYPFPEQKMAEMACLTVNPEVQAQGDGERILKHMENRARAIGVTKLFVLTTRTSHWFQKRGFVPTTVDSLPKDRQRMYNWQRKSQVLIKSL from the coding sequence ATGGAAAACCCTACCCAATTCGTCCAATGGCTGCGTTCCGTCGCGCCCTACATCCACGCCTTCCGTGGCAAGACCTTCGTGGTCGCCTTCCCCGGTGAACTGGTCAGCGCCGGCGCGCTGCAGGTGCTGGCCCACGATTTGTCGCTGCTGCACGCGCTCGACATCAACGTCACCGTGGTCTACGGCTCGCGCCCGCAGGTAGCCGAACAACTGGCCCTGCGGAACGTCGAGGGCCGCTTCCACAACGGCGTGCGCATCACCGACACGGCCGCCATGGAGTGCGCCAAGGAGGCCGCCGGCGAGTTGCGCCTCGACATCGAGGCCGCCTTCAGCCAGGGCTTGCCGAACACGCCGATGTCGAACGCGGCCATCCGTATCATTTCCGGCAACTTCATCACCGCCCGCCCGCTCGGCGTCATCGACGGCGTCGACCTGGAACTGACCGGCGTCACCCGCAAGGTCGACGCCGAGACAATCCACTCGATCCTCGGCTCCGACGGCCTGGTGCTGCTGTCGCCGCTGGGCTTCTCGCCCACCGGCGAGGCGTTTAATCTCACCATGGAGGACGTCGCCTGCAGCGCCGCCATCGCGCTGCACGCCGACAAACTGGTGTTCATCACCGAGACCGACATGATGGTCGACGCCGCCGGCACCGAAATCCGCGAGCTGTCGTCGCACCAGGCCGAGGCCGTGCTGCAAGCGGGATTCCTGCCCGATTCGACCGCCTTTTACCTGAAACACTGCATCAAGGCCTGCGACAACGGCGTCGAACGCTCGCACATCGTGCCGTTCGCGATGGACGGCTCGGCGCTGCTCGAGCTGTTCACCCACGACGGCGTGGGCACCATGATTTCGCACGAGAACCTCGAATCGCTGCGCAAGGCCACAATTGAGGACGTCGGCGGGATTATCAAGCTGATCGAGCCGCTTGAGGCCGACGGCACGCTGGTCAAGCGCGGGCGCGAGCTGATCGAGCGCGAGATCGATTATTTCTCCGTCATCGAGCACGATGGCGTGATCTTCGGCTGCGCGGCGCTGTACCCGTTCCCGGAACAGAAAATGGCCGAAATGGCATGCCTGACCGTCAACCCCGAGGTCCAGGCCCAGGGCGATGGCGAGCGCATTTTGAAGCACATGGAAAACCGCGCGCGCGCCATCGGCGTGACCAAGTTGTTCGTGCTCACCACGCGCACCTCGCACTGGTTCCAGAAGCGCGGCTTCGTGCCGACCACGGTCGACTCGCTGCCGAAGGACCGCCAGCGCATGTATAACTGGCAGCGCAAATCCCAGGTCCTGATTAAATCTTTATAA
- the hrpA gene encoding ATP-dependent RNA helicase HrpA, which yields MSEASNKPKTADNRTPGQPRSPRNDPSRTPQAPGARQGQGGPRPQGEARQGGQPGQGGRPPQARAPRPDGEGGSRAQPRREPKPRLTPEEQAARAAERAFRNPLPPITFPEDLPVSGRRHEIAEALQKHQVIIVSGETGSGKTTQLPKICLELGRGQKALIGHTQPRRIAASSTAKRIAQELGTPLGETVGFKVRFADTLMKGASVKLMTDGILLAETQTDPLLKNYDTIIIDEAHERSLNIDFLLGYLKQLLPRRPDLKVIITSATIDAERFSRHFGTPDMPAPVIEVSGRLYKVEVRYRPIESDVQNPAVANAEGKGQRTAAAREKRDLMDAVVDGVDELCRLGSGDVLVFLPGEREIRDAAEALRKHHPPHVEILPLFARLSAEEQERVFKLTNARRIVLATNVAETSLTVPGIRYVVDAGLARVKRYSYRNKVEQLQIEPIAQSAANQRAGRCGRVADGVCIRLYEEQDFLQRPKFTEPEILRSSLAAVILRMKSLHLTDVETFPFIEPPLARAIADGYQLLQELGAVDEYNQLTPLGNKLAKLPLDPRVGRMILAALDNASLNEVLIIASALSVQDPRDRPMEHQQAADEAHKKFADEKSEFISYLKIWQWFENAIEHKKTNRQLMDNCRANFLSQLRLREWRDVHSQLLTIVKEQGWRINEAPATYENLHLALLTGLLGNIGFKSEDEPGAGYLGARGIKFNIWPGSSLLKKPGKWIMAAELVDTTRLYARCVARIEPEWLEKVGGHLLKKSWGEPRWEKRGAQVSASERATLYGLVVYSQRRINYALHNPAEAREIFIRDALVGGDYDTRAPFFAHNHKLIKEIENLEHKSRRLDVLVDDELIAAFYDKLIPADVVNGAGFEKWHKDATAAEPKLLYLNRDELMRHEAAGVTTDLFPKMMSVTGLEMALTYHFEPGSVRDGVTMAVPLFALNQLPRERCEWLVPGMLKEKVHLLLKSLPQKLRRHCVPLPDYAARFCERVHEAGIFGRGDLIDAIIADIRSQITISVLTTDFKPETLPAHHFMNFKVIDEHGRQLEMGRNLATLQAEFGAQARESFQKMAETSGTQGVTMRALGSGGAAAPSVALSRAAGGNAAAASAPGKGSDKAKEASSAASGITLTGLTSWTFGELPELLEIVQGKLTLIGFPALVDKGTHCDLEVFDDPTVAARTHRIGLRRLFALQMKDQIKFIEKGIPGLQQMGMQFMSMGTQEELREQIINKALDIACLQDPLPLDAASFAKRKDEGKSRLVLLVNEIARLLSQVLTEFHGLPKRLQGLPAAAAADMQAQLQALVNKRFLSDNEYSQLAHFPRYLKAINVRIEKLRGDPARDAKLMAEWQSAAALYQRANKDKSAGKNTDPKMVEFRWMLEELRVSLFAQELRTPMPVSAKRLQKVWESMLR from the coding sequence ATGTCAGAAGCCAGCAATAAACCGAAAACCGCCGACAACCGCACGCCTGGCCAGCCCCGCAGCCCCCGCAACGACCCGTCCCGCACCCCGCAAGCGCCCGGCGCCCGGCAAGGGCAGGGCGGACCGCGTCCGCAGGGAGAGGCCCGCCAGGGCGGCCAGCCGGGCCAGGGTGGTCGTCCGCCGCAGGCGCGCGCGCCGCGTCCCGACGGCGAGGGCGGTTCGCGCGCCCAGCCGCGTCGGGAGCCCAAGCCCCGTCTGACACCCGAGGAGCAGGCCGCCCGCGCCGCCGAGCGCGCGTTCCGCAACCCGCTGCCGCCGATTACGTTCCCGGAAGACCTGCCGGTCTCCGGCCGCCGCCACGAAATCGCCGAGGCGCTGCAAAAGCACCAGGTGATCATCGTCTCGGGCGAAACCGGCTCCGGCAAGACCACCCAGCTGCCGAAAATCTGCCTGGAGCTGGGACGCGGCCAGAAGGCGCTGATCGGCCACACGCAGCCGCGCCGCATCGCCGCCTCGTCCACCGCCAAGCGCATCGCCCAGGAACTGGGCACGCCGCTGGGCGAGACGGTCGGCTTCAAGGTGCGCTTCGCCGACACTCTGATGAAGGGCGCTTCGGTCAAGCTGATGACCGACGGTATCCTGCTGGCCGAGACGCAAACCGACCCGCTGCTGAAGAACTACGACACCATCATCATCGACGAGGCGCACGAACGTAGCCTGAACATCGACTTCCTGCTTGGCTACCTGAAGCAGCTGCTGCCGCGCCGCCCGGACCTCAAGGTGATCATCACCTCGGCGACCATCGACGCCGAGCGCTTCTCGCGCCATTTCGGCACGCCGGACATGCCGGCGCCGGTGATCGAGGTCTCCGGCCGCCTGTATAAAGTCGAGGTGCGCTACCGCCCGATCGAGAGCGATGTCCAGAATCCCGCGGTCGCCAACGCCGAAGGCAAGGGCCAGCGCACCGCCGCCGCCCGCGAAAAGCGCGACCTGATGGACGCGGTGGTCGACGGCGTCGATGAACTGTGCCGCCTCGGCTCCGGCGACGTGCTGGTGTTCCTGCCCGGCGAGCGCGAAATCCGCGACGCCGCCGAGGCGCTGCGCAAGCACCATCCGCCGCACGTTGAGATCCTGCCGCTGTTCGCCCGCCTGTCGGCCGAGGAGCAGGAGCGCGTGTTCAAGCTGACCAACGCGCGCCGCATCGTGCTGGCCACCAACGTCGCCGAAACCTCGCTGACGGTGCCCGGCATCCGCTACGTGGTCGACGCCGGCCTGGCGCGCGTGAAGCGCTACAGCTACCGCAACAAGGTCGAACAGCTGCAGATCGAGCCGATCGCGCAGTCGGCCGCCAACCAGCGCGCCGGCCGTTGCGGCCGCGTCGCCGACGGCGTCTGCATCCGCCTGTACGAGGAGCAGGACTTCCTGCAACGGCCCAAGTTCACCGAGCCGGAGATCCTGCGCTCGTCGCTGGCGGCCGTCATCCTGCGCATGAAGTCCCTGCACCTGACCGATGTCGAGACCTTCCCGTTCATCGAGCCGCCGCTGGCGCGCGCCATCGCCGACGGCTACCAGCTGCTGCAGGAACTGGGCGCGGTCGACGAATACAACCAGCTCACGCCACTGGGGAACAAGCTCGCCAAGCTGCCGCTGGACCCGAGGGTGGGCCGCATGATCCTCGCCGCGCTGGACAACGCGAGCCTGAACGAAGTGCTGATCATCGCCTCCGCGCTGTCGGTGCAGGACCCACGCGACCGCCCCATGGAGCACCAGCAGGCGGCCGACGAGGCGCACAAGAAGTTCGCCGACGAGAAGTCGGAGTTCATCAGCTACCTGAAGATCTGGCAGTGGTTCGAGAACGCCATCGAGCACAAAAAAACCAACCGCCAGCTGATGGACAACTGCCGCGCCAACTTCCTGTCGCAACTGCGGCTGCGCGAGTGGCGCGACGTGCATTCGCAGCTGCTGACCATCGTCAAGGAGCAGGGCTGGCGCATCAACGAGGCGCCGGCCACGTACGAAAACCTGCACCTGGCGCTGCTGACCGGCCTGCTGGGCAACATCGGCTTCAAGAGCGAGGACGAACCGGGCGCCGGCTACCTGGGCGCGCGCGGCATCAAGTTCAATATCTGGCCGGGTTCCTCGCTGCTGAAGAAACCGGGCAAGTGGATCATGGCGGCGGAACTGGTCGACACCACGCGCCTGTACGCGCGTTGCGTCGCCCGCATCGAGCCGGAGTGGCTGGAGAAGGTCGGCGGCCACCTGCTGAAAAAATCGTGGGGCGAGCCGCGCTGGGAAAAACGCGGGGCGCAGGTCAGCGCGTCCGAGCGCGCCACGTTGTATGGCCTGGTGGTGTACAGCCAGCGCCGCATCAACTATGCGCTGCACAATCCGGCCGAGGCGCGCGAGATCTTCATCCGCGACGCGCTGGTCGGCGGCGACTACGACACGCGCGCGCCGTTCTTCGCCCACAACCACAAGTTGATCAAGGAGATCGAGAACCTCGAGCACAAGTCGCGCCGCCTCGACGTGCTGGTCGACGATGAATTGATCGCCGCCTTCTACGACAAGCTGATACCGGCCGACGTGGTCAACGGCGCCGGCTTCGAGAAGTGGCACAAGGACGCCACGGCGGCCGAGCCGAAACTGCTGTACCTCAATCGCGACGAATTGATGCGCCACGAGGCGGCCGGCGTGACGACGGACCTGTTCCCGAAGATGATGTCGGTGACGGGACTGGAAATGGCGCTGACCTACCACTTCGAACCTGGCAGCGTGCGCGATGGCGTGACGATGGCCGTGCCGCTGTTCGCGTTGAACCAGTTGCCGCGCGAGCGCTGCGAGTGGCTGGTGCCGGGCATGTTGAAGGAGAAGGTGCACCTGCTGCTCAAATCCCTGCCGCAAAAGCTGCGCCGCCATTGCGTGCCGCTGCCCGATTACGCGGCCAGGTTCTGCGAGCGGGTGCACGAGGCGGGCATCTTCGGCCGGGGCGACTTGATCGACGCGATCATCGCCGACATCCGGTCGCAAATCACGATCTCGGTGCTGACCACCGACTTCAAGCCGGAGACCTTGCCGGCCCATCACTTCATGAACTTCAAGGTGATCGACGAGCACGGACGCCAGCTGGAGATGGGCCGCAACCTGGCCACCCTGCAGGCCGAATTCGGCGCGCAGGCGCGCGAGAGCTTCCAGAAGATGGCCGAGACGTCGGGCACGCAGGGAGTGACGATGCGGGCGCTGGGCAGCGGGGGCGCTGCTGCGCCTTCGGTAGCGCTTTCGCGCGCGGCCGGCGGCAACGCGGCAGCGGCGTCGGCGCCGGGCAAGGGCAGCGATAAGGCCAAGGAGGCGTCCAGCGCCGCCAGCGGCATCACCTTGACGGGCCTCACCAGCTGGACCTTCGGCGAGCTGCCGGAGCTGCTGGAGATCGTCCAGGGCAAGCTGACCTTGATCGGCTTCCCGGCGCTGGTCGACAAGGGCACGCACTGCGACCTGGAGGTCTTCGACGATCCGACGGTGGCGGCGCGCACCCACCGGATCGGCCTGCGCCGGCTGTTCGCGCTGCAGATGAAGGACCAGATCAAGTTCATCGAAAAGGGCATCCCCGGCCTGCAGCAAATGGGCATGCAGTTCATGAGCATGGGCACGCAGGAGGAGCTGCGCGAACAGATCATCAACAAGGCGCTCGATATCGCCTGCCTGCAAGATCCGTTGCCGCTCGATGCCGCCAGTTTCGCCAAGCGCAAGGACGAGGGCAAGTCGCGCCTGGTGCTGCTGGTGAACGAGATCGCGCGCCTGCTGTCGCAGGTGCTGACCGAATTCCACGGCCTGCCCAAGCGCTTGCAGGGGCTGCCGGCGGCGGCCGCCGCCGACATGCAGGCGCAGTTGCAGGCGCTGGTCAACAAGCGCTTCCTGTCGGACAACGAGTACAGTCAGCTGGCGCACTTCCCGCGCTATCTGAAGGCGATCAACGTGCGCATCGAAAAGCTGCGCGGCGACCCCGCGCGAGACGCCAAGCTGATGGCCGAATGGCAGTCGGCGGCGGCGTTGTACCAGCGCGCCAACAAGGATAAATCGGCCGGCAAGAACACCGATCCGAAGATGGTCGAATTCCGCTGGATGCTCGAGGAGTTGCGCGTGTCGCTGTTCGCCCAGGAGCTGCGCACGCCGATGCCGGTGTCGGCCAAGCGCTTGCAGAAGGTGTGGGAGTCGATGTTGCGTTGA